A genomic region of Eucalyptus grandis isolate ANBG69807.140 chromosome 5, ASM1654582v1, whole genome shotgun sequence contains the following coding sequences:
- the LOC104443479 gene encoding acyl-coenzyme A thioesterase 13, protein MATGAPAKVSPDVPRERVEVMCRFFENTGVSDPIPPPYAAPDGYSDLLRVSLKADQVRRGKVSCHLSVGPPLLNTYGGLHGGAVAAVAERVAIGCARTVMREDKELFLGELSISYLSAAPENSELVIDASVVRTGRNVTVVEVNFKLKKSEKLAFTARATFFNMPLAKL, encoded by the exons ATGGCGACCGGGGCTCCGGCGAAGGTCTCGCCGGACGTCCCCCGCGAGCGCGTGGAGGTGATGTGCCGCTTCTTCGAGAATACGGGAGTTTCCGATCCCATTCCGCCTCCGTACGCGGCTCCCGACGGCTACTCCGACCTCCTCCGCGTCTCCCTCAAAGCCGATCAAGTCCGGCGGGGCAAAGTCTCTTGCCACCTCTCCGTCGGACCTCCTCTCCTG AACACATATGGTGGATTGCACGGAGGAGCTGTTGCTGCCGTTGCGGAGAGAGTGGCAATTGGTTGCGCTAGAACAGTCATGCGCGAGGATAAAGAACTGTTCCTTGGTGAACTGAGCATTTCTTATCTCTCAGCTGCCCCTGAAAAT TCCGAGTTGGTCATTGATGCTTCAGTGGTGAGGACTGGAAGAAATGTGACTGTAGTTGAGGTcaatttcaaattgaaaaagtcTGAAAAGCTTGCCTTCACTGCTCGAGCTACCTTTTTTAATATGCCCCTTGCCAAGTTGTAA
- the LOC104443480 gene encoding cell division protein FtsY homolog, chloroplastic has protein sequence MASPSPSSHHLSLLAKPSPPPPPQPLGLRFRFPPNRTAAPSISRPAGSRFKCSASQTGFFNRLGRLIKEKAKSDVEKIFSGFSKTRENLAVIDELLLYWNLADTDRVLDELEEALLVADFGPRITVRIVDRLREDILAGKLKSGAEIKDTLKKSVLELLTTKGSKTELQLGFRKPAVVMIVGVNGGGKTTSLGKLANRLKREGAKVLLAAGDTFRAAASDQLEIWAERTGCEIVLAEGEKPKASSVLSRAVKRGKEQGFDVVLCDTSGRLHTNYSLMEELVACKKAVAKVVPGAPNEILLVLDGTTGLNMLPQAREFNDVVGVTGYILTKLDGSARGGCVVSVVDELGIPVKFVGVGEGVEDLQPFDAEAFVDAIFA, from the exons ATGGCTTCGCCTTCTCCGTCGAgtcatcatctctctctcctcgccaagccttcgccgccgccgccgccccagCCACTTGGCCTCCGCTTCCGATTCCCTCCGAACCGGACCGCCGCGCCCTCGATCTCTCGGCCGGCCGGTTCCAGGTTCAAGTGCTCGGCCAGCCAGACGGGCTTCTTCAATCGGCTCGGCCGGTTGATCAAGGAGAAGGCGAAGAGCGACGTGGAGAAGATATTCTCCGGATTCTCGAAGACAAGAGAGAACCTCGCGGTCATCGATGAGCTCCTCCTTTACTGGAACCTCGCCGATACCGATCGCGTCCTCGATGAACTCGAAGAG GCTCTGCTAGTGGCCGACTTTGGTCCGAGAATTACGGTTAGGATTGTGGATAGATTGCGCGAGGATATATTGGCAGGAAAGCTTAAATCGGGAGCTGAGATAAAG GACACATTGAAGAAGAGTGTGTTGGAGTTGTTAACCACAAAGGGGAGCAAAACCGAACTCCAACTTGGTTTCAG GAAACCGGCTGTGGTGATGATTGTTGGTGTTAATGGAGGCGGGAAAACAACTTCTCTCG GAAAGCTGGCTAATAGACTAAAGAGAGAAGGAGCAAAG GTACTATTGGCAGCAGGTGACACCTTCAGAGCAGCTGCTAGCGATCAGCTTGAAATTTGGGCTGAGAGGACTGGTTGTGAGATTGTGTTGGCTGAAGGAGAGAAGCCTAAAGCATCATCAG TGCTCTCGCGGGCTgtgaaaagagggaaagaacaAGGATTTGATGTTGTCTTATGTGACACCTCCGGAC GTCTGCACACTAACTACAGCTTGATGGAGGAGCTGGTCGCATGTAAGAAAGCTGTTGCCAAAGTGGTTCCTGGCGCACCAAAT GAAATTTTATTGGTTCTGGATGGGACGACAGGGTTGAATATGCTTCCACAGGCGAGAGAATTCAATGAT GTGGTTGGTGTGACAGGTTATATTTTGACAAAACTTGATGGGTCTGCAAGAGGTGGCTGTGTG GTCAGTGTGGTTGATGAGCTGGGCATCCCTGTAAAgtttgtgggtgttggtgaagGAGTTGAAGATCTCCAACCCTTTGATGCGGAGGCTTTTGTTGATGCAATATTTGCATGA